The Pseudomonas azotoformans genome has a segment encoding these proteins:
- a CDS encoding cysteine hydrolase family protein, producing the protein MTRTVSLLCPQSTRSLPAWAKSTLVGLGMMLGFGQFAAAADAAANPHPTIRAMSGAESIGRLDPKTTALLVIDFQNEYFTGRMPIPDGMKALENTQHLITFADKEHIQVIHVQHIAPDGAAVFATNGKTVDFHPLMKPRPQDKLVQKTTVSVFASTDLDAQLKQAGIKTLIITGLMTHACVAGAARDAAPLGYDVVVASDATATRAITRVDGRSVTKDELHNAALAEIEDTFGSVLTTSQIIALPVN; encoded by the coding sequence ATGACCCGTACCGTATCGTTGCTCTGCCCTCAATCGACTCGTTCATTGCCTGCATGGGCCAAATCCACGCTCGTTGGTTTGGGCATGATGTTGGGTTTCGGCCAATTTGCCGCCGCCGCCGATGCCGCGGCGAACCCGCATCCCACTATCCGTGCCATGTCGGGAGCGGAATCCATCGGCCGGCTGGACCCGAAAACCACCGCCTTGCTGGTGATCGACTTCCAGAATGAATACTTCACCGGCCGCATGCCGATCCCGGACGGTATGAAGGCCCTGGAAAATACCCAACACCTGATCACGTTTGCCGACAAGGAACACATCCAGGTTATCCATGTGCAACACATCGCCCCAGACGGCGCGGCTGTATTCGCAACCAATGGCAAGACGGTCGATTTCCACCCCTTGATGAAGCCGCGCCCGCAAGACAAATTGGTGCAGAAAACCACCGTCAGCGTCTTTGCCAGTACCGATCTGGATGCCCAATTGAAGCAAGCCGGCATCAAGACCCTGATCATCACGGGCCTGATGACGCACGCCTGTGTCGCCGGTGCCGCCCGGGACGCTGCGCCGTTGGGGTATGACGTTGTGGTAGCATCCGATGCCACCGCGACCCGGGCGATCACCCGTGTCGATGGCCGTTCGGTGACCAAGGATGAGTTGCACAACGCGGCGCTGGCTGAGATCGAAGACACCTTCGGTTCTGTGCTGACCACCTCGCAAATCATCGCTCTGCCGGTTAACTGA
- a CDS encoding LysR family transcriptional regulator, with product MNQLSAMRAFRGIVEAKGFSAAAERLDTTHSTISRQLQQLETELGAQLINRNTRRFSLTSAGEQYYAACVDILDRVEAASQAVAQGHQRAEGLLRVSVPLVVGTLDLPQWLPGFQRRYPDIELELHCDDQFVDLVADGFDVALRIASALADTTLMARALTISKQVLVASPAYIGRHGLPRSAQELDKHRLLTFIGASSDWVLSPVRGEAVTVTPSGRFRSNTISALHAATLAGAGIACFTQATVRSDLAQDRLVPILPNYSLGERHYYALYPQSRHLAPKVRAFVDHMAEFYRAQ from the coding sequence ATGAACCAGTTATCCGCCATGCGCGCCTTTCGGGGCATCGTTGAAGCCAAGGGGTTCTCTGCTGCCGCAGAACGCCTGGACACCACACACTCGACGATTTCCCGGCAGTTGCAGCAACTGGAAACTGAATTGGGCGCCCAGCTGATCAATCGCAATACGCGGCGCTTCAGCTTGACCTCGGCAGGGGAGCAATACTACGCAGCGTGCGTTGATATCCTTGATCGCGTCGAGGCCGCCTCCCAGGCTGTCGCCCAAGGGCATCAGCGTGCGGAAGGTCTGCTGAGGGTCAGTGTTCCGCTGGTGGTGGGGACGTTGGACCTGCCGCAATGGTTGCCGGGTTTTCAGCGACGCTACCCGGATATCGAGCTTGAGTTGCATTGCGATGATCAGTTTGTCGATCTGGTCGCTGACGGCTTTGACGTCGCCCTGCGTATCGCCAGCGCCTTGGCGGACACGACGTTGATGGCCCGAGCGTTGACGATTTCCAAACAGGTGCTGGTAGCCTCGCCGGCTTACATTGGTCGCCATGGTTTGCCACGTTCGGCCCAGGAGCTCGATAAGCACCGCCTGCTGACATTCATTGGCGCCTCGTCGGACTGGGTGTTGAGCCCGGTACGCGGTGAGGCCGTCACGGTGACGCCCTCCGGGCGGTTCAGGAGCAATACCATCAGTGCGCTGCATGCGGCGACATTGGCGGGGGCGGGCATTGCGTGTTTTACCCAGGCTACGGTGCGCAGTGATTTGGCGCAGGACCGCCTGGTGCCGATCCTGCCTAATTACTCGCTAGGCGAGCGGCACTATTACGCCCTTTATCCACAGTCCCGGCACTTGGCACCGAAGGTGCGGGCGTTCGTCGACCATATGGCTGAGTTTTACAGGGCCCAATAA
- a CDS encoding NAD(P)/FAD-dependent oxidoreductase, whose translation MTHRIIIVGGGAGGLELATRLGKTLGKRGTASITLVDANLTHIWKPLLHEVAAGSLNSSEDELNYVAQAKWNHFEFQLGRMSGLDREQKKIQLAATLDEEGRELVPARVLGYDSLVIAVGSTTNDFGTEGAAQHCLFLDTRKQAERFHQQLLNHYLRAHAGQTDVVEKISVAIVGAGATGVELAAELHNAAHELAAYGLDRIKPENMHITLIEAGPRVLPALPERIGGPVHKTLEKLGVTVLTNSAVSEVTADALITSSGQIIPASLKVWAAGIRAPGFLKDIDGLETNRINQLQVLPTLQTTRDENVFAFGDCAACPQPGTDRNVPPRAQAAHQQASLLAKSLKLRIEGKDLPSYKYTDYGSLISLSRFSAVGNLMGNLTGSVMLEGWLARMFYVSLYRMHQMALYGFFRTAMLMLGSKIGRGTEPRLKLH comes from the coding sequence ATGACCCATCGTATTATTATCGTCGGCGGCGGCGCCGGCGGCCTGGAGTTGGCTACCCGCCTGGGTAAGACTCTGGGCAAGCGCGGCACCGCCAGCATCACGCTGGTGGACGCCAACCTGACCCACATCTGGAAACCCTTGCTGCACGAAGTGGCGGCCGGCTCGCTGAATTCTTCGGAAGACGAACTCAACTATGTTGCCCAGGCCAAATGGAACCACTTCGAGTTCCAGCTGGGGCGCATGAGCGGGCTTGACCGTGAGCAGAAGAAAATCCAGCTGGCCGCCACCCTCGACGAAGAAGGCCGTGAGCTGGTGCCCGCGCGCGTGCTGGGCTATGACAGCCTGGTGATTGCCGTGGGCAGCACCACCAATGACTTCGGCACCGAAGGCGCGGCACAACACTGCCTGTTCCTCGACACCCGCAAGCAAGCCGAGCGCTTCCACCAGCAATTGCTCAACCACTACCTGCGCGCCCATGCCGGGCAGACGGACGTGGTGGAAAAGATCAGCGTCGCCATCGTCGGCGCGGGTGCAACCGGGGTCGAGCTGGCCGCCGAACTGCATAACGCCGCCCATGAACTGGCCGCCTACGGCCTGGACCGCATCAAGCCGGAAAACATGCACATCACCCTGATCGAAGCCGGCCCACGGGTGCTGCCTGCCCTGCCGGAGCGTATCGGCGGGCCTGTGCATAAAACCCTGGAGAAACTTGGGGTGACTGTGCTGACCAATTCGGCGGTGAGCGAAGTGACCGCCGATGCGTTGATCACCAGCAGCGGCCAGATAATCCCCGCCAGCCTCAAGGTCTGGGCCGCCGGGATTCGTGCGCCAGGCTTCCTCAAGGACATCGATGGCCTGGAAACCAACCGCATCAATCAACTGCAAGTACTGCCGACACTGCAAACCACCCGCGACGAAAACGTCTTCGCCTTTGGCGACTGCGCCGCTTGCCCGCAACCGGGCACCGACCGCAACGTACCGCCACGCGCCCAGGCAGCACACCAGCAGGCCTCGTTGCTGGCCAAGTCGCTGAAGCTGCGCATCGAAGGCAAGGACCTGCCGAGCTACAAGTACACCGACTACGGCTCGCTGATCTCGCTGTCGCGCTTCTCGGCAGTGGGTAACTTGATGGGCAACCTCACCGGCAGTGTGATGCTCGAAGGCTGGTTGGCGCGGATGTTCTATGTGTCGCTGTACCGCATGCACCAGATGGCGCTGTATGGCTTCTTCCGCACGGCGATGCTGATGCTGGGCAGCAAGATCGGGCGTGGCACCGAGCCACGGCTCAAGCTGCACTGA
- a CDS encoding DUF3094 family protein, translated as MTSRLNPDDQQHVEEYLQLSQNRVERKPFRPWLLLGVVLVVVIGLGLLSRLLSYLTL; from the coding sequence ATGACCAGCCGCCTGAACCCCGATGACCAACAGCATGTCGAAGAGTACCTGCAACTCTCCCAAAACCGAGTCGAGCGCAAGCCTTTCCGGCCATGGCTGCTCCTGGGTGTGGTGCTTGTTGTAGTGATCGGCCTGGGCCTGCTGAGCCGACTTTTGAGTTACCTGACGCTATGA
- a CDS encoding DUF1780 domain-containing protein: protein MDDSDYLRLLTVAAEQANAFLSNARKWERERWVCQRLLQGLNVPYRAEEFHAAGQEPPDVLFRDASFEVFFVLDEGRRLNDEWRDELLRRRSAFSLSQLVRRETKPRRIPAHEFLLRLAPTLRKKAHNYKERGMDLGELDIVAFTSLKREVLDLNSHFPPPTEYLRQGWRSLSLVGPTFARVLFAHPDAPDFLRNNLGRSIVFDVGISL, encoded by the coding sequence ATGGATGACTCAGATTACTTGCGCCTGCTCACCGTAGCGGCCGAACAAGCCAACGCGTTCCTGTCCAATGCCCGCAAATGGGAGCGTGAGCGTTGGGTCTGCCAGCGCCTGCTGCAAGGCTTGAACGTGCCTTATCGAGCCGAAGAGTTTCACGCCGCAGGGCAAGAGCCCCCGGACGTACTTTTTCGTGACGCCAGCTTCGAGGTGTTTTTCGTACTGGATGAGGGCCGCCGCCTGAACGACGAATGGCGCGACGAGTTACTGCGCCGGCGCAGCGCCTTCTCCCTGAGCCAACTGGTACGACGCGAGACCAAGCCGCGACGCATCCCCGCCCATGAGTTTCTATTGCGCCTGGCGCCTACACTGCGCAAGAAAGCCCATAACTATAAAGAGCGCGGGATGGATCTGGGCGAGCTGGATATCGTCGCCTTCACCAGCCTCAAGCGCGAAGTGCTCGACCTGAACAGCCATTTTCCGCCACCGACGGAATACCTGCGCCAGGGCTGGCGCTCACTGTCATTGGTGGGACCGACGTTTGCACGGGTGTTGTTCGCGCACCCGGACGCACCGGATTTCTTGCGCAACAACCTGGGCCGCAGCATAGTATTCGACGTGGGCATCAGCCTCTGA
- a CDS encoding autotransporter outer membrane beta-barrel domain-containing protein, with protein MHTLHPKRPAILALSPLALAMFMLQPTPARAFTPTVNNGAVVDGEMVTGGQQSIGTNGTANNTLIEVTGTQAVFQHGVSNDATVNGRQLVQSGTSNRAVVNVGGSQVVSAGGIANGTVLNGGTQTVQTPNSRANGTVINSGGVQTLTLGASAADTVINDGGVQTVINQGAALNTFVLTGGVQNLERGILGGAVATDTHISGGVQNVYDSATANNSTVSNGGQVNLFGGAQANGLVADAGGSVSVMENGVKTVDSLTLNGGRLVFAPSTDGTFKTFTVNALSGSGSILMNTDIASAQNDVLVVEGAGLASGNHTLIVADSGHEPGTADGRLLLVDTHGGSAKFDLYGGHVDAGAFRYGLQQEGDDWVLASAGKGPSGPSPQNLSSGANAAIAAHTASASLWSAQMNALVKRLGELRMGEDNGGVWTRAISRRFDVSEQSSRAYSQNISGLEIGADKAVALSNGRVYLGAMVGTARSDQDFGEGASGNTDSKMFGVYATYLHDNGIYVDSVLKYSRFDNDIKMPTNLGDRVKGSYKTNGVGADIEVGKHIPLGSGWFVEPQLELTATRTQGADYTASNGLRVKSDDLDSLQSRVGSLFGRSLALSNGMKAQPYVKASYVTEHAGGSKVSVNGNKLDAKLPGDRVELGFGGVLQVSEKSKISLDAEYAKGNSIEQPWGVNLGYRYLW; from the coding sequence ATGCACACCCTTCACCCGAAACGCCCGGCGATACTTGCCCTTTCGCCGCTGGCACTGGCCATGTTCATGCTGCAGCCTACCCCCGCGCGGGCGTTTACACCCACGGTCAACAATGGCGCAGTGGTCGATGGCGAGATGGTGACGGGGGGGCAGCAGAGCATTGGCACCAACGGCACGGCCAACAACACTTTGATTGAGGTGACGGGCACTCAGGCTGTTTTCCAGCATGGTGTCTCCAATGATGCAACGGTCAATGGCCGCCAACTGGTGCAAAGCGGCACGTCCAATCGCGCAGTGGTCAATGTCGGCGGTTCTCAAGTTGTCAGTGCCGGGGGGATCGCCAACGGAACGGTCTTGAATGGCGGCACACAGACAGTGCAAACCCCAAACAGCCGCGCCAACGGCACCGTGATTAATTCGGGCGGTGTGCAAACCCTCACGCTTGGTGCGTCCGCAGCGGACACCGTCATTAACGACGGTGGCGTGCAGACGGTGATCAATCAGGGGGCGGCGCTTAACACGTTTGTGTTGACCGGCGGCGTCCAAAATCTGGAACGCGGCATCCTGGGCGGTGCCGTGGCGACCGATACCCATATCAGCGGTGGTGTGCAGAACGTTTACGACAGTGCTACCGCCAATAACAGTACGGTCAGCAACGGCGGCCAGGTCAACCTCTTCGGCGGTGCACAGGCCAATGGACTGGTGGCGGACGCGGGCGGTAGCGTTAGTGTCATGGAAAACGGCGTAAAAACCGTGGACTCGCTGACCCTCAATGGGGGGCGTCTGGTTTTCGCGCCAAGTACCGACGGCACCTTCAAGACCTTCACCGTCAATGCGTTGTCCGGCAGCGGCAGTATCCTGATGAATACCGACATCGCCAGCGCGCAAAACGATGTGTTGGTGGTGGAGGGCGCCGGACTGGCGAGCGGCAACCATACGTTGATCGTGGCGGATTCGGGCCATGAGCCGGGTACAGCGGACGGCCGTTTGCTGTTGGTAGACACCCATGGCGGCAGCGCCAAGTTCGATCTGTACGGCGGGCATGTCGATGCCGGCGCCTTTCGATACGGCCTGCAGCAAGAAGGTGACGATTGGGTATTGGCCAGTGCTGGCAAAGGGCCCTCTGGGCCGTCGCCGCAGAACCTCTCTTCGGGGGCCAACGCCGCCATCGCTGCACACACCGCCAGCGCCAGCCTATGGAGTGCGCAGATGAACGCGCTGGTCAAACGCCTGGGCGAATTGCGGATGGGCGAGGATAACGGGGGCGTATGGACTCGGGCCATCAGCAGGCGTTTCGATGTGAGCGAGCAGTCCAGCCGTGCCTATTCCCAGAATATCTCCGGGCTTGAAATCGGCGCCGACAAGGCAGTGGCGCTGAGCAACGGCAGGGTGTATCTCGGCGCCATGGTGGGTACTGCCCGGTCGGACCAGGATTTCGGTGAGGGCGCTTCGGGCAACACCGACAGCAAGATGTTCGGTGTGTATGCCACTTACCTGCACGACAACGGCATCTACGTCGACAGTGTGCTGAAGTACAGCCGGTTCGACAACGATATCAAGATGCCGACCAACCTCGGCGATCGGGTGAAGGGGTCGTATAAAACCAATGGAGTGGGCGCGGATATCGAAGTGGGCAAGCACATCCCTTTGGGAAGTGGCTGGTTCGTCGAGCCTCAACTTGAACTCACCGCGACTCGCACCCAAGGCGCCGACTACACCGCGAGCAATGGCTTGAGGGTCAAGTCCGACGATCTCGACTCGTTGCAGAGCCGTGTGGGTTCACTGTTCGGCCGTAGCCTGGCATTGAGCAACGGCATGAAGGCGCAGCCGTACGTGAAGGCGTCCTATGTCACTGAGCACGCCGGTGGCAGCAAGGTCAGCGTCAATGGCAATAAGCTCGATGCCAAGTTGCCGGGCGATCGTGTAGAGCTGGGCTTTGGTGGTGTGTTGCAAGTCAGCGAGAAGAGCAAGATCTCCCTGGATGCCGAGTACGCCAAAGGCAATTCCATCGAGCAGCCGTGGGGTGTGAACCTGGGGTATCGCTACCTGTGGTAA
- a CDS encoding energy-coupling factor ABC transporter permease gives MISAAMLAPQTLGIGWVLYAPVLVWAVLRSPWVELFADRRRQHLLFGTVFALFMLWLVRRDFDTGVSYHFIGMTAVTLLLDWPLAIVGGFAAQFGLMLLGRQDLGALGINGLLLVVLPVLVTEACAQLVERAQPRNPFVYIFCSGFFAAALSALLCLLFGLGLLWFDGRFAMPEWLEDFVGYLWLIIFPEAFINGMVVSALVVFCPEWLETFNRTRYLSAPWKDDDSQR, from the coding sequence ATGATCAGCGCCGCGATGCTAGCGCCGCAAACCCTCGGTATCGGCTGGGTGTTGTATGCGCCGGTGCTGGTGTGGGCGGTCCTGCGTTCGCCCTGGGTGGAGCTGTTCGCCGACCGGCGCCGCCAGCACCTGCTCTTCGGCACGGTGTTCGCATTGTTCATGTTGTGGCTGGTCCGGCGGGACTTCGATACCGGTGTGTCCTACCACTTCATTGGCATGACTGCCGTGACCCTGCTGCTGGATTGGCCCTTGGCAATTGTCGGCGGCTTCGCGGCCCAGTTCGGGTTGATGTTGTTGGGGCGCCAGGACCTGGGCGCCCTTGGCATCAATGGCCTGTTGCTGGTCGTGCTGCCGGTGCTGGTCACTGAAGCCTGTGCGCAGTTGGTCGAGCGAGCGCAACCGCGTAATCCCTTCGTATACATCTTTTGTTCCGGATTTTTTGCCGCCGCATTATCGGCCTTGCTCTGCCTGCTGTTCGGGCTGGGGCTGCTGTGGTTCGACGGCCGTTTCGCCATGCCGGAATGGCTGGAGGATTTCGTTGGCTACCTGTGGCTGATCATCTTTCCCGAGGCCTTTATCAACGGCATGGTCGTCAGCGCCCTGGTGGTGTTTTGCCCGGAATGGCTGGAGACTTTCAACCGCACGCGTTACCTCTCGGCGCCCTGGAAGGATGACGATTCGCAGCGTTGA
- the yacG gene encoding DNA gyrase inhibitor YacG — protein MSQPLTVDCPTCGAPVEWKATNLNRPFCSDRCKLIDLGAWAAEEHKIPVAPDAEDELFSEDLPPRH, from the coding sequence ATGAGCCAACCCTTGACCGTCGACTGCCCAACCTGCGGCGCACCCGTGGAATGGAAAGCGACCAACCTCAACCGGCCGTTCTGCTCGGACCGCTGCAAACTCATCGACCTGGGCGCCTGGGCCGCTGAAGAACACAAGATCCCCGTGGCCCCGGATGCCGAAGACGAACTGTTTTCCGAAGACCTTCCACCGCGCCACTAA
- the coaE gene encoding dephospho-CoA kinase (Dephospho-CoA kinase (CoaE) performs the final step in coenzyme A biosynthesis.), producing MTTSVATPWILGLTGGIGSGKSAAAQHFIDLGIDLVDADHAARWVVEPGRPALARIAEHFGAGVLQPDGQLDRGALRKLIFEVPEERRWLEALLHPLIGEEIRSHLARATSPYAILVSPLLIESGQYSMTQRILVIDVPQSLQIQRTLQRDGINEQQVQAILKAQSSREDRLKHADDVLVNDQDLAWLHSEVERLHHFYLTLRGGRS from the coding sequence ATGACCACTTCTGTTGCAACACCCTGGATTCTCGGCCTTACCGGCGGCATCGGCAGCGGCAAAAGCGCGGCGGCCCAGCACTTTATCGACCTGGGTATCGACCTGGTAGACGCCGACCACGCCGCCCGCTGGGTGGTGGAGCCTGGCCGTCCGGCACTGGCGCGTATCGCTGAGCACTTTGGCGCCGGCGTGTTGCAGCCTGACGGCCAATTGGACCGCGGCGCATTGCGCAAGCTGATCTTTGAAGTCCCCGAAGAGCGCCGTTGGCTCGAAGCCCTGCTGCACCCGTTGATTGGTGAAGAAATCCGCAGCCACCTGGCGCGGGCAACGTCACCTTACGCGATCCTGGTGTCGCCACTGCTGATCGAATCCGGCCAGTACAGCATGACCCAGCGCATCCTGGTGATCGACGTGCCGCAATCGCTGCAGATTCAGCGTACCCTGCAGCGCGACGGCATCAACGAGCAACAGGTACAGGCGATCCTCAAGGCACAATCCAGCCGCGAAGACCGCCTGAAACATGCCGATGACGTCCTGGTCAATGACCAGGACCTCGCCTGGCTGCACAGCGAGGTCGAGCGACTGCACCACTTTTACCTTACTTTGCGTGGAGGCCGATCATGA
- a CDS encoding prepilin peptidase: MSLLLVEHPGAFVVMAGILGLIVGSFLNVLVWRLPKMLEREWRAQAHEVLGLPADPAGPTYNLMRPNSCCPHCNHPIRPWENIPLLSYLFLRGRCAHCKGAISPRYPLTELACGLISAWVAWHFGFGWQAGAVLVLSWGLLAMSLIDADHQLLPDVLVMPLLWLGLIVNGFGLLTTLADALWGAVIGYMSLWSVFWLFKLVTGKDGMGHGDFKLLALLGAWGGWQILPMTLLMSSLVGVFVGLILMRLHKAQASAPMPFGPYLAIAGWIALLWGGQITDFYLQSVGFR, translated from the coding sequence TTGAGCCTGTTACTGGTTGAACACCCGGGGGCCTTTGTGGTGATGGCAGGGATACTGGGGCTGATCGTCGGCAGTTTTCTCAACGTGCTGGTGTGGCGCCTGCCAAAAATGCTCGAACGGGAATGGCGCGCCCAAGCCCATGAAGTGCTCGGTCTACCCGCCGACCCAGCCGGGCCGACCTATAACCTGATGCGCCCCAATTCCTGCTGCCCGCATTGCAACCATCCGATACGCCCATGGGAAAATATCCCACTGCTCAGTTACTTGTTTCTGCGAGGTCGTTGCGCCCATTGCAAAGGAGCAATCAGCCCTCGCTATCCGCTTACTGAACTGGCGTGTGGACTGATCTCGGCCTGGGTGGCCTGGCATTTCGGCTTTGGCTGGCAGGCGGGCGCAGTGCTTGTACTGAGCTGGGGCTTGCTGGCGATGAGCCTGATTGATGCCGATCATCAATTGTTGCCGGATGTGCTGGTGATGCCGTTGCTGTGGCTGGGGCTGATCGTCAACGGGTTCGGTCTGCTGACGACATTGGCCGACGCACTGTGGGGCGCAGTGATCGGGTATATGAGCCTGTGGAGCGTGTTCTGGCTGTTCAAGCTGGTCACTGGCAAGGACGGCATGGGCCACGGCGACTTCAAGTTACTCGCGCTGCTCGGTGCCTGGGGCGGTTGGCAGATTCTGCCGATGACGCTGTTGATGTCGTCGTTGGTCGGTGTATTTGTCGGCTTGATCCTGATGCGCCTGCACAAGGCCCAAGCGTCGGCGCCGATGCCATTTGGTCCGTATCTGGCCATTGCCGGCTGGATTGCATTGCTCTGGGGTGGTCAAATAACCGACTTCTATTTGCAGTCTGTCGGTTTCAGATGA
- a CDS encoding type II secretion system F family protein: MDDALTLYAWEGINRKGRRVCGQTTGHNLAWVRAQLRQQGISPGHVRKKSPVLRGFTPSIKSTDITLFTRQLATLLKAGIPLLQAFAVIGDGFDNRAVRELVQGLKQAIAAGSSLAEALRKQPRCFDELYCNLVAAGEQAGALETLLERVAIHREKSEQLRARIKKAMTYPIAVLVVASLVTGVLLIHVVPQFQNLFAGVDGTLPGFTLQVIALSEFVQKAWWIVALGILAGGMGLRHAYNAAPAFRLWLDAGLLKAPLAGKLLTKSAVARYARTLSTTFAAGVPLVQALDSVAGAVGSGPFKQAIEHMRHDVSTGLPLNQSMLASGLFPPMAIQMTAIGEESGTLDRMLEKVANHYEADVDNLVDNLTSLMEPLIMVVLGSIVGALVIAMYLPVFQLGSAF; the protein is encoded by the coding sequence ATGGACGACGCTTTAACGCTGTACGCCTGGGAAGGCATCAATCGCAAAGGACGCAGGGTGTGCGGGCAAACCACGGGGCACAATCTTGCCTGGGTCAGGGCCCAGTTGCGCCAACAGGGCATCAGCCCAGGGCATGTCCGCAAGAAATCCCCCGTTCTACGAGGATTCACACCGTCGATCAAATCGACGGATATCACCCTGTTCACTCGCCAACTGGCGACGCTGCTAAAGGCCGGGATTCCCCTGCTGCAAGCTTTCGCCGTCATCGGCGATGGCTTCGACAACCGCGCTGTTCGCGAGTTGGTGCAGGGGCTGAAACAAGCGATCGCCGCAGGTTCCAGCCTGGCCGAAGCCTTGCGCAAACAACCGCGCTGCTTCGATGAGCTGTATTGCAATCTGGTGGCGGCCGGCGAGCAGGCCGGAGCGCTGGAAACCCTGCTGGAGCGTGTGGCGATCCATCGGGAAAAGAGCGAGCAATTAAGGGCCAGGATCAAAAAAGCCATGACCTATCCGATCGCGGTGCTGGTGGTGGCCAGCCTGGTCACCGGTGTTCTGCTGATCCACGTCGTGCCGCAGTTCCAGAACCTGTTTGCCGGCGTCGACGGCACGCTACCCGGTTTCACCTTGCAGGTGATCGCCTTGTCCGAGTTTGTGCAGAAAGCCTGGTGGATCGTAGCGCTGGGCATTCTCGCGGGAGGCATGGGGTTGCGCCACGCCTATAACGCCGCCCCTGCTTTTCGACTCTGGCTGGATGCCGGTTTGTTGAAAGCGCCGCTGGCAGGCAAACTGCTGACAAAATCGGCCGTGGCCCGCTACGCCCGCACACTGTCCACGACCTTTGCGGCGGGTGTCCCATTGGTTCAGGCATTGGATTCAGTAGCCGGCGCGGTCGGTTCAGGGCCGTTCAAACAGGCAATCGAACATATGCGACACGATGTATCCACCGGCCTGCCATTGAATCAATCCATGCTCGCCAGCGGCCTGTTCCCTCCCATGGCGATCCAGATGACTGCCATCGGCGAAGAGTCGGGCACACTGGACCGTATGCTGGAAAAGGTCGCCAATCATTACGAGGCCGATGTGGACAACCTGGTCGATAACCTCACCAGCCTGATGGAGCCGCTGATCATGGTGGTCCTGGGCAGCATCGTCGGCGCGCTGGTCATCGCCATGTACTTGCCGGTCTTCCAGCTGGGGAGCGCGTTTTGA
- a CDS encoding pilin, translated as MNVRRQKGFTLIELLIVVAIIGILATIGLPMYTTHQAKAKFTAGLAEISALKPGYEDTLNQGTVPTLALIGGTSPTANCKIDVAGDVATGAGSIQCEILDAPAPVLGKTISLTRNATTGWKCTTTADAKYVAKGCGADGA; from the coding sequence GTGAATGTGAGACGTCAAAAAGGTTTTACCCTGATCGAGCTGTTGATCGTCGTGGCAATCATCGGCATTTTGGCCACCATTGGCCTGCCCATGTACACCACCCACCAGGCCAAGGCCAAATTCACCGCCGGCCTGGCTGAAATCAGCGCGTTGAAGCCTGGGTATGAAGACACCCTCAACCAGGGCACGGTCCCGACGCTGGCATTGATCGGCGGCACCAGCCCGACAGCCAACTGCAAGATTGATGTAGCAGGCGATGTCGCCACGGGCGCGGGCTCCATCCAATGCGAAATACTCGACGCGCCCGCGCCGGTGCTGGGCAAGACCATCAGCCTAACGCGCAATGCCACCACCGGTTGGAAATGCACCACCACCGCTGACGCAAAATATGTCGCCAAAGGTTGCGGCGCCGACGGTGCATAA